The Rhizobium leguminosarum region TTCGCTTCGCTCGCTGGAGGATTTGCGCGGCACCACAGCTGCGATCAACAGTCCTGACAGCAATTCCGGCAGCAATCTCTTTCGCGCCGCCGTGGCTCCGCTTGCCCGCGACGGTCGCTTCTTCGACCGGATCATCGAAACCGGCAGCCACGGCGGCAGCATCGCCGCCGTCGTTGAGGGCAGGGCGGACAGCGCGGCCATCGATTGCATCACCTATGCCAATATTCGCCGCTTCGATCCCGGCCAGATTGAAGGGGTCCGAATCATCGTCGAAACGCCCAAAGGTCCAGGCCTGCCATTCATCACCTCGGGCGATGCGTCGGACGACAGGGTCCTTCTGCTGCGAAATGCGCTCGACGCCGCCATCAGCGAGCCATCGCTGACAGCCACGCGCGCCACACTCGGCCTCACCGATTTTGCCGTGCTTTCCGAAGCCGACTACGAGCCGCTTCTATCATTGGCCGGCGAGGCATTGCCGCAAATGAGAGCTTGAAGAGGCAGCGGATTTCGGAGCGCCGAGGCTGCTTCCATTGCGGCGAGACGATGGGCGATGCGATCGGCATTGGCCATGATCGTCATGGTGACGTATTTCGAGGACAGATCGGGAAGAATGGAGCCGTCGACGACGTAGAGACCCGGATGGAGATTCAATTCGCCGTCCGGGGAGGTGCCGAATGGGCCGGCTTCGCCCATAGGCAGAGTGCCCGCAAAATGGGCGTCGATACCCGGCTTGCTCCGGCTGTCTGACTGCCGATGTGATGAATATTGACAATATATGCTACGCCACCCATGATAAATAAGGAACGAAAGGGTATGCCGATGGCGTCGGGTAGCATTCATGTGAAAGTCAGTGGTCAATTGCAGGATCATATCCAGCAGCAGGTCGGTGACGATGGCCTCTATGAAAATGCC contains the following coding sequences:
- a CDS encoding phosphate/phosphite/phosphonate ABC transporter substrate-binding protein — protein: MHLVSIAMYLTSPPLADATAELWSFLRHYLSQAGLTDLPEVLDQTLSYDEAWLRPDLFLSQTCGYPFARRLRGRVRLVATPVYDHPGCDGPLMRSFIIVRKDSSLRSLEDLRGTTAAINSPDSNSGSNLFRAAVAPLARDGRFFDRIIETGSHGGSIAAVVEGRADSAAIDCITYANIRRFDPGQIEGVRIIVETPKGPGLPFITSGDASDDRVLLLRNALDAAISEPSLTATRATLGLTDFAVLSEADYEPLLSLAGEALPQMRA